A genomic segment from Alistipes senegalensis JC50 encodes:
- a CDS encoding SusC/RagA family TonB-linked outer membrane protein, translating to MKPIQMICRAVLLLLLLAGGSPTPLSAQTPRKVEGKVTNPGKQPIAGAVVLVKGTTRGTTTLGDGSYSIQASARDVLVFSLLGYAEQEVAVNNRTRIDVTLEESASAIDEVVIEIGYGGQARKDITGTLSSVKMEDLVKAPVMNFDQALQGRLAGVSVSSSDGQPGAEMDIVIRGANSLTQSNAPLYVIDGFPIEDFSNAAINSADIASITVLKDASATAIYGARGANGVIIIETKKGVEGKPVITYSGTYGFQTVTKKMDMMDAYDFVMYQIERQPSSVDTYLNNLDRTLEDYKRMGQGIDWQDKLFRNAAIHMHNLSMTGGTKQTKYAVSLSMADQKGVILNSGYEKYQGRISLTQQLNKNAKVTVNASYMGDKTYGQTSSSALTTSNAYASYLMYRTWAYRPVITNVNSEEELFDDYFDGNNSSTMNPILSSKNEDKVTRKQTFISNAKLDYNLHKNLRLSISGGYSRFLTEATEFNNSKTYKGYQTLTNSKGVNGSVLNTNRTDWMNENMLTYKKDWKNGRHKLNAVAGFTMQGSSQRRFGYSSMQIPNESLGISGIDDGLPDSMTALLTENYLMSWLGRINYSFRSRYMFTVSFRADGSSKFSPDNRWGYFPSGAFAWRLGEEKFMRRLRFIDDAKLRISYGVTGNNRIGDYSVHPSLTLSDYYSFNNGQPADAIVTSSLGNQDLIWESTEQVDAGLDLRLFKNRISLTVDWYQKKTRDLLLNANLPYSSGYRSVYKNIGKVRNRGLEISLSTVNVKTRRFEWSSDFNISFNRSRVLALSEGEENYLSKISFTGDFNSTYLYLAKVGQPVAQFYGIEWAGVYGYEDFDQDAAGNYTLKKGVATNGNDRSSIQPGDIKYVDQNGDGVVNDQDMVVIGRCEPIHMGGFNNNFTYKNLSLNVFFQWRYGSDVMNANRIIFEGNYANKSINQYKSYVDRWSPTNTDSKNFRVGGRGPAGVYSSRTIEDGSFLRLKTLQLSYTLPKKFTRKIHLNQVQVFIAGQNLWTWTSYSGLDPEVSTRNSALTPNFDYSAYARNRIYTAGIKVTF from the coding sequence ATGAAACCCATACAGATGATATGCCGCGCCGTGCTGCTGCTCCTGCTCCTCGCAGGAGGCAGCCCGACGCCGCTATCGGCCCAGACACCTCGCAAAGTCGAAGGCAAGGTGACCAATCCGGGCAAACAGCCCATCGCCGGAGCCGTCGTCCTCGTGAAGGGAACGACCCGCGGAACGACCACGCTCGGCGACGGCAGCTACTCCATCCAGGCGTCGGCGCGCGACGTGCTGGTATTCTCGCTGCTGGGCTACGCCGAACAGGAGGTCGCCGTAAACAACCGCACGCGCATCGACGTCACCCTCGAAGAGTCGGCCAGCGCCATCGACGAAGTCGTCATCGAAATCGGCTACGGCGGACAGGCCCGCAAAGACATCACCGGAACGCTGAGCAGCGTGAAGATGGAGGATCTGGTGAAAGCCCCGGTCATGAACTTCGATCAGGCTCTCCAGGGACGCCTGGCCGGAGTCTCGGTCTCGTCGTCCGACGGACAGCCCGGAGCCGAAATGGACATCGTCATCCGCGGCGCCAATTCGCTCACCCAAAGCAACGCACCGCTCTACGTCATCGACGGATTCCCGATCGAGGACTTCTCGAACGCCGCCATCAACTCGGCGGACATCGCCTCGATCACGGTGCTGAAAGACGCCTCGGCGACGGCTATCTACGGAGCCCGCGGCGCCAACGGCGTCATCATCATCGAGACGAAAAAGGGTGTGGAGGGCAAGCCCGTCATCACCTACTCGGGAACCTACGGATTCCAGACCGTGACCAAGAAGATGGACATGATGGACGCCTACGATTTCGTCATGTACCAGATCGAGCGCCAGCCGTCGAGCGTTGACACCTATCTGAACAACCTCGACCGCACGCTCGAAGACTACAAGCGGATGGGGCAGGGGATCGACTGGCAGGACAAGCTCTTCCGCAACGCGGCCATCCACATGCACAACCTCTCGATGACCGGAGGCACGAAGCAGACCAAGTATGCCGTTTCGCTTTCGATGGCCGACCAGAAGGGCGTGATCCTCAACTCGGGATACGAGAAGTATCAGGGCCGCATCTCGCTGACCCAGCAGCTGAACAAGAACGCCAAGGTGACCGTCAACGCCAGCTACATGGGCGACAAGACCTACGGACAGACCTCGTCTTCCGCCCTGACGACGAGCAACGCCTATGCCTCGTACCTGATGTACCGCACATGGGCCTACCGCCCGGTCATCACCAATGTCAACTCGGAGGAGGAGCTTTTCGACGACTATTTCGACGGCAACAACTCCTCGACGATGAACCCCATCCTGTCGAGCAAGAACGAAGACAAGGTCACGCGCAAGCAGACCTTCATCTCCAATGCCAAGCTGGATTACAACCTGCACAAAAACCTTCGTCTGAGCATCAGCGGCGGCTATTCGCGCTTCCTCACCGAGGCCACCGAGTTCAACAACTCCAAGACCTACAAGGGCTATCAGACGCTCACCAACTCAAAGGGCGTCAACGGCTCGGTGCTGAATACGAACCGGACCGACTGGATGAACGAGAACATGTTGACCTACAAGAAGGACTGGAAAAACGGCCGCCACAAACTCAACGCCGTGGCCGGATTCACGATGCAGGGCAGCAGCCAGCGGCGCTTCGGCTATTCGAGCATGCAGATCCCCAACGAGTCGCTCGGCATCAGCGGCATCGACGACGGTCTGCCCGACTCGATGACGGCGCTGCTGACGGAGAATTACCTCATGTCGTGGCTCGGACGCATCAATTACAGCTTCCGGTCGCGCTACATGTTCACCGTTTCGTTCCGCGCCGACGGATCGTCGAAGTTCTCTCCCGACAACCGCTGGGGCTATTTCCCCTCGGGAGCCTTCGCATGGCGTCTGGGCGAGGAGAAGTTCATGCGCCGCCTGCGCTTCATCGACGACGCCAAACTGCGCATCAGCTACGGTGTCACCGGCAACAACCGCATCGGCGACTACTCGGTGCACCCGTCGCTGACCCTTTCGGACTATTATTCGTTCAACAACGGCCAGCCCGCCGACGCCATCGTCACCAGCAGTCTGGGCAATCAGGACCTGATCTGGGAGAGCACCGAGCAGGTCGATGCCGGGCTGGATCTGCGCCTCTTCAAGAACCGCATCAGCCTGACGGTGGACTGGTACCAGAAGAAGACCCGCGACCTGCTGCTGAACGCCAATCTGCCTTACAGTTCGGGATACCGCTCGGTCTACAAGAACATCGGCAAGGTTCGCAACCGCGGACTGGAAATCTCTCTGAGCACGGTGAACGTCAAGACGCGCCGCTTCGAGTGGAGCTCCGATTTCAACATCAGCTTCAACCGCAGCCGGGTGCTGGCGCTCTCCGAGGGCGAAGAGAACTACCTCTCGAAAATCAGCTTCACGGGCGACTTCAACTCCACCTATCTCTATCTGGCCAAAGTCGGACAGCCCGTCGCGCAGTTCTACGGCATCGAATGGGCCGGGGTCTACGGCTACGAGGATTTCGATCAGGACGCCGCAGGCAACTACACGCTGAAAAAGGGCGTCGCCACCAACGGCAACGACCGCAGCTCGATCCAGCCCGGCGACATCAAATACGTCGATCAGAACGGCGACGGCGTGGTCAACGATCAGGACATGGTGGTCATCGGGCGCTGCGAGCCGATCCACATGGGCGGATTCAACAACAACTTCACCTACAAGAACCTGAGTCTGAACGTCTTCTTTCAATGGCGCTACGGCTCCGACGTGATGAACGCCAACCGCATCATCTTCGAAGGCAACTACGCCAACAAATCCATCAACCAGTACAAGAGTTACGTAGACCGCTGGTCGCCGACGAACACCGACAGCAAGAACTTCCGCGTCGGCGGCCGAGGCCCTGCGGGCGTATACAGTTCACGGACCATCGAGGACGGCTCGTTCCTGCGGCTGAAAACCCTTCAGCTGAGTTACACCCTGCCCAAGAAGTTCACCCGGAAGATCCATCTGAACCAGGTGCAGGTCTTCATCGCCGGGCAGAATCTCTGGACCTGGACCTCCTATTCGGGCCTCGACCCCGAGGTCTCGACCCGCAATTCGGCCCTGACACCCAATTTCGACTACTCGGCCTATGCCCGCAACCGGATTTACACGGCCGGCATCAAGGTCACTTTCTAA